The DNA window tctcaaactttacaaaaaaaattattttaatcatttatttaattttttatcttttttaacccttaaacttgtattttttaaaatcacacaAAATATATGGAAAAATTAACGTTTCTTATACGTGGATTGCCATGTCAtcctttaattaaaattttaaaaatttaaatatattcaaaatatttttattcttttaaaatgattttaatgatttttaaaaattttaaaaattaattaaatatttatttgtcatATACCTGACAATGCATGCGTATACCACGTCAACAGAATCaaaaaatgttaactttttcatttattttgaatgatttaacagaaaaatgaaagttttaggataaaaaagttttaaaaaattaaatagataataattattttttataaaattggagtGGCAAATAAAAGATTATACCTacaaataaaagtttttttttctaagtgAAAACACAATGACTTGGCCCCATCTCAATGCGCCTTTCACAAATAAAACagatcataaaaaataaaaattacaagtacTGATAAAAATAAATCGTTTATTTTGTATCCAACcggtaaatatatataattttcaatcATCACTTTTTTTGTCCTCCAAATACTTATTCTTCTCCTCCTCTATCATAAACGCCGTTGCCGGAAAAGATTTCCCAATCCCCATCGGAGTTTTAAAGTATATTTTGTCACCGGAACCGTCTTCGATACTCATCTCAGTGATCGGCACCCATAAGAAAACCTGTTTACTCTTAACACcagtcatcttcttcatcttgaacTTCTCAACGTACGCTGTGACCTCCTTCGAGTAACTCACCCGGCTGTTCGTCCCTTCAAAGAAATGCTCGTAAGGTGCCTTTTGTTTCATCCAAACGAACCCGGTTTCTCTAACCCGCCCGCATTCTTCCAGGTCTTTCAACGGAAGCACGCCTTTCGGGAACCCCAGTTCTTGTAGCAACTCGACGGAGTGACGGTAACAATCTTCTGCGCCGTAAACGATCTCCGCCCCAGCTCGCCGGTCGTCTTCCTTAGTGTTGTTATTGTGGGTAGCCATTTTTTTTCTGATGCGTGAATATGTGATGTGTTTTTCTTTAAGGTTTATTTTTTGAGGGAATGGATTGGTTATGGTGATGTGAGTatggattgtatatatatatatatatgagaagctATGGCGGAGAAACTTAGGTATAGAATTGGCTGGAAGTTCAGCTGATTACTGGTTTTGTTTATGGAGTAGTTCAACTACCAGACGACTGCTATTTTAGGGTGTTTATGGAGAAACAagcttttcataatttttagttcattctttaatatttaaatataattttaatattgaatttagTTGTTTAGACGTTATATAGTTTGGTTtggatattaaaataaatatcgaaactaaactaaaatattaaattaagattaaaatatcaaattaaatatcaaaattaaactaaaatatttaacGATAAATTAACTCTAATCTTTTCAAGTAAAGATTCattcatttattatataaatttttaataaatatatattttacataaaatttttatccagatttttatttatagaaataaatctGATTAATTTGgtgaatgtggttgattttttttttcttacaaatTGGGATTTTCTGAAAAAGGCAATGGATTTTACGTAGTGATGATGTTGATCTACTTTAGACAACTTGTTTCTGTTTTGCTCTTTGTTTtcttaaaactataaaaaaatggtAGAAACGGGGgaattaaaaagattgaacatTAAGCGAATTAAGAAAAGGATAATGTAACCTTCGCTCCTAAATTCGGTAAGTAGGTTTATATTGGttactgaattttttttatctgtTTTCACCTTGAACGTGaaaattgtaatttatttaaattcattttgatTAATCAccgtgaaaaaaaaaagataatggaACTTTGGCCCCTAAACTTGGCAAATAGTTCCATAATAGTTTCTGAACTTGGCAAATATGTTCATTTTGATACCTGtacttttttttgttcactttggcATTTGGACTTGACAACGAGTTTAATTTTGATCATTGATcttgattataaaaatttgataatgtgacactctaaattagaaaaaaaaatttagatgatAATGTGATACAATCTCAGAGTGTCATATTCAGTGTTTCAATAATCGAACCGATGGTTGAATGAGTTAGACCATCAATTCTCGATTCAACCAGTTCGATCATCGAACCAATAGtagttaaataaataattaaaaattcataatctaAAAAAGTTTGTGCCACATCATCAAACTTTTAGGTTTTTCAAGTCAATGGATCAAAATCGACGTAGTTGTTAAGTTCAAGTGTCAAAGTGTACCAAGAAAAAGTATAGGTACCAAAACGAAcctaattgtcaagtttaagggCAAGGGCTAATGTGTACCTACTTGTCGAgttatgtaacatcccaaaatagggcctaaacggaatagtggttgcgaaaccacaaatccgaggtagaaaaatttattttattattattttaaggttcatggtatgattgcatgattgtgtgaaaatttcgtgatgaaattccatgcataaagtgcttaagttgaggttagggactaaattgaatcatttgtaaaacttgcattctagaagtttttagtatgaaattactttggaatattaattaggagggtttaaataacaatttgaccaattttaagttcatggacaaaaattaggacatggaaggaatttgtgaaagtttagtaaggaggggtaatttggtcatttggatattaaatgaattaaatagggaaaaataacacaaaaatggtcatcttctcaattagtttctgccgatttttgctctcctccatagctggggtttcttcaactttcaagcttcatagtaagtgattccaagccccgtttttaatgatctttacgtttttgaagtcccggtaacttgattaagcttattctagcaataattcagccTAGGGTTcacatttggaaaaatacccatggctgaaatttgtgtattttggtgttttatgatagaatatgaggttttaaattatgttaaacaacttatgctactcggttttaagtgaaaacgagtaaaagggcttaaattggaaaaaaataccaatagtcataagtatatgttagagtgtgattttgatattgccatagaagggaaaaatgatcagcatgtcataaaacataagaaaataggatgaagtttaatttacgagccttggggtaaaagtgcaaatatgtgaaagtttaggggtaaaaatataattttacaaaagtttgggtcaaggactgttttaataaatgtgaatattaaataagttaaaatttctattatagatcaagaagaacgaaattcgggagtagatcggggaaaagaaaaagtaaaggactaaattgtaaagtttagtcacattttgtatcaaggtaagtttacagtaaataaatgcaatattcttttattttacattattattgtcaatttccagcatttatatatttatgttatgaaaatatttaaagtcgaatttaaggtgaagtgacagaggaaaagtgttagaaagctccggttgaaccctaggaatgttaggatattagggttgacaggacagaacagaaatgagccatgtaagtccatattagaaatatggctttggagacaggattgagccatgtaagtccatattatatatggcattggagacaggaataattcatgtaagtccatgttaaagacgtggcattggcaggatattgatagacaggaacgaccctagtatccttagtattccgagtggttcaacgggtcagggtacgagttaaattacagtgaattaacagcaagggaaaagtagattatatttatgaaaacggaaaggtcaggtaagaaagaaggtaagggaataaagaagaagatagaaattgagaagtaaagaaatttatgatgttagatgatattatgcataattatccattatgttgaatgttgtgatttatttgcttgtaagcttactaagcctagtgcttaatctctttattttcttcttcttaaagtacttatctagtcactcggggatcgaaggaaacgtcggaggccgatcacactatcaaagaaataactcggtataactagacgttttgttttgggtatggcatgtatagaaacttagctacttttggtataatatgaataatgagtgatgtgtaagtagttgatgatgtatggttattaaaatgattaaggatgaaggtgtttgttgttatgaaagattaggtgataaattatgcatggaaatcataaaaggataaaattttgcaaaaaaaaacagaattcaggtagcacagtgacgtgaatttgaaaaatcacccaagatagtataaaatgaattagagggttaatgatatatggaattaaagcttgttgagtctattttcatggaaaaataacggtgtaggaaaagaaatttatattttaagatatgtgaattttagtaagatagggtcagaactatttttggagtcccctaatctgagtttagaaaataattacaaattgtacaaaaatggttatgagttgaaatttacatgcttagattccttaatg is part of the Gossypium hirsutum isolate 1008001.06 chromosome D11, Gossypium_hirsutum_v2.1, whole genome shotgun sequence genome and encodes:
- the LOC107904520 gene encoding uncharacterized protein, which codes for MATHNNNTKEDDRRAGAEIVYGAEDCYRHSVELLQELGFPKGVLPLKDLEECGRVRETGFVWMKQKAPYEHFFEGTNSRVSYSKEVTAYVEKFKMKKMTGVKSKQVFLWVPITEMSIEDGSGDKIYFKTPMGIGKSFPATAFMIEEEKNKYLEDKKSDD